In Malus sylvestris chromosome 16, drMalSylv7.2, whole genome shotgun sequence, the following are encoded in one genomic region:
- the LOC126608717 gene encoding uncharacterized protein LOC126608717 isoform X2: protein MKLEREPVFGHLPISHMPDSNPFNCNDITLDSAGLQSTSQNREKESDYYMDKSVTECELPELIICYNDSSCNTIKDICIDEGLPSQDKNWVETGLDEKACCTYLPPDEDQNKQMHEEQLDIVITFPDDFKSTAKNDLEKGFSIACNSKEPMERGDAINDGSERTAIDVSKEDSCPENVQGFGAGNPHSKSSNKDSNEAEQETIQISREIAKTESPALVSETEESNYIEKEALVSAAEESNCLLGELSGNSKAESGNITSALDVSAHVSITTDVCPQNGVCNMPIDDDSHDECQFHHCLAPVVTGREECPENGVHLDTSNTFNVGGDISDPMIVSSQVEHRLAPVVTGREECPENGVCQHLDASNTSKVDDDISDSKIVSSQVQHYLAPSTIARDECPQNGVCQGLETTNTTKVNDDTSDSKIVSSQVHHWLSPETSYISMVEDVNADAHNAPLQFQRSLGESSFSAAGHFSSLITSGPYSGNVSLRSESSTTSTRSFAFPVLQSEWNSSPVRMAKADRSHLRKHRGWRGCFLCCSF, encoded by the exons ATGAAACTTG AGAGAGAACCAGTGTTTGGTCACTTACCTATAAGCCACATGCCTGATTCGAATCCTTTTAATTGTAATGACATTACTCTGGACTCCGCGGGATTACAGTCAACAAGTCAGAATAGGGAGAAGGAATCGGATTATTATATGGACAAAAGTGTTACGGAATGTGAACTGCCTGAATTGATAATTTGTTACAACGATAGCAGTTGTAATACAATTAAGGACATCTGTATTGATGAGGGATTGCCTTCCCAAGACAAGAATTGGGTTGAAACCGGGTTGGATGAGAAGGCATGCTGCACCTATTTACCTCCTGATGAGGATCAGAATAAGCAAATGCATGAAGAACAATTGGATATTGTTATTACCTTTCCAGATGATTTTAAATCTACTGCAAAAAATGATTTAGAGAAGGGGTTTTCCATTGCTTGCAATTCCAAGGAGCCAATGGAGAGAGGCGATGCTATAAATGATGGATCAGAGAGGACTGCAATTGACGTTTCCAAAGAAGATTCTTGCCCGGAAAATGTGCAAGGGTTTGGTGCAGGGAACCCTCACTCCAAGTCTTCTAATAAGGACAGCAATGAAGCCGAACAAGAGACTATTCAG ATTTCAAGGGAAATAGCAAAGACTGAGAGCCCTGCTTTGGTTTCAGAAACTGAAGAGTCTAACTATATTGAGAAGGAAGCATTGGTTTCTGCAGCTGAAGAATCAAATTGCCTTCTCGGTGAGTTATCTGGCAATAGCAAGGCAGAGAGCGGAAACATTACTTCTGCTTTGGACGTTTCAGCACATGTATCCATTACCACAGATGTGTGTCCTCAAAATGGTGTATGCAATATGCCTATAGATGATGATAGTCATGATGAATGCCAATTTCATCATTGTCTAGCACCTGTGGTTACTGGAAGAGAAGAGTGTCCTGAGAATGGTGTACATCTCGATACTTCAAATACGTTCAACGTTGGTGGTGACATTTCTGATCCAATGATTGTTTCAAGCCAAGTTGAACATCGTTTAGCACCCGTGGTTACTGGAAGAGAGGAGTGTCCTGAGAATGGTGTCTGTCAACATCTTGATGCTTCAAACACGTCCAAGGTTGATGATGACATTTCTGATTCAAAGATTGTTTCGAGCCAGGTTCAACATTATTTAGCTCCTTCGACTATTGCCAGAGATGAGTGTCCTCAGAATGGCGTCTGTCAAGGTCTCGAAACTACAAATACAACCAAGGTTAATGATGACACTTCTGATTCAAAGATTGTTTCAAGCCAGGTTCATCATTGGTTATCTCCTGAAACTTCATATATATCCATGGTTGAAGATGTGAATGCTGATGCACACAATGCTCCACTCCAATTTCAACGCAGTCTAGGAGAGTCAAGTTTCTCAGCAGCTGGTCACTTCTCGAGCCTCATAACCTCAGGTCCCTATTCCGGCAATGTCTCCCTCCGATCAGAAAGCAGCACCACCAGCACCCGCTCATTTGCCTTCCCTGT ATTACAGTCCGAGTGGAACAGCAGTCCAGTTAGAATGGCGAAAGCTGACCGGAGTCATTTGCGGAAACATAGGGGTTGGAGGGGTTGTTTTCTTTGCTGTAGCTTCTGA
- the LOC126608717 gene encoding uncharacterized protein LOC126608717 isoform X1: protein MLWCSDFPGTDNFDVLAEREPVFGHLPISHMPDSNPFNCNDITLDSAGLQSTSQNREKESDYYMDKSVTECELPELIICYNDSSCNTIKDICIDEGLPSQDKNWVETGLDEKACCTYLPPDEDQNKQMHEEQLDIVITFPDDFKSTAKNDLEKGFSIACNSKEPMERGDAINDGSERTAIDVSKEDSCPENVQGFGAGNPHSKSSNKDSNEAEQETIQISREIAKTESPALVSETEESNYIEKEALVSAAEESNCLLGELSGNSKAESGNITSALDVSAHVSITTDVCPQNGVCNMPIDDDSHDECQFHHCLAPVVTGREECPENGVHLDTSNTFNVGGDISDPMIVSSQVEHRLAPVVTGREECPENGVCQHLDASNTSKVDDDISDSKIVSSQVQHYLAPSTIARDECPQNGVCQGLETTNTTKVNDDTSDSKIVSSQVHHWLSPETSYISMVEDVNADAHNAPLQFQRSLGESSFSAAGHFSSLITSGPYSGNVSLRSESSTTSTRSFAFPVLQSEWNSSPVRMAKADRSHLRKHRGWRGCFLCCSF, encoded by the exons ATGCTATGGTGTTCAGATTTCCCTGGCACTGATAATTTTGATGTACTTGCAGAGAGAGAACCAGTGTTTGGTCACTTACCTATAAGCCACATGCCTGATTCGAATCCTTTTAATTGTAATGACATTACTCTGGACTCCGCGGGATTACAGTCAACAAGTCAGAATAGGGAGAAGGAATCGGATTATTATATGGACAAAAGTGTTACGGAATGTGAACTGCCTGAATTGATAATTTGTTACAACGATAGCAGTTGTAATACAATTAAGGACATCTGTATTGATGAGGGATTGCCTTCCCAAGACAAGAATTGGGTTGAAACCGGGTTGGATGAGAAGGCATGCTGCACCTATTTACCTCCTGATGAGGATCAGAATAAGCAAATGCATGAAGAACAATTGGATATTGTTATTACCTTTCCAGATGATTTTAAATCTACTGCAAAAAATGATTTAGAGAAGGGGTTTTCCATTGCTTGCAATTCCAAGGAGCCAATGGAGAGAGGCGATGCTATAAATGATGGATCAGAGAGGACTGCAATTGACGTTTCCAAAGAAGATTCTTGCCCGGAAAATGTGCAAGGGTTTGGTGCAGGGAACCCTCACTCCAAGTCTTCTAATAAGGACAGCAATGAAGCCGAACAAGAGACTATTCAG ATTTCAAGGGAAATAGCAAAGACTGAGAGCCCTGCTTTGGTTTCAGAAACTGAAGAGTCTAACTATATTGAGAAGGAAGCATTGGTTTCTGCAGCTGAAGAATCAAATTGCCTTCTCGGTGAGTTATCTGGCAATAGCAAGGCAGAGAGCGGAAACATTACTTCTGCTTTGGACGTTTCAGCACATGTATCCATTACCACAGATGTGTGTCCTCAAAATGGTGTATGCAATATGCCTATAGATGATGATAGTCATGATGAATGCCAATTTCATCATTGTCTAGCACCTGTGGTTACTGGAAGAGAAGAGTGTCCTGAGAATGGTGTACATCTCGATACTTCAAATACGTTCAACGTTGGTGGTGACATTTCTGATCCAATGATTGTTTCAAGCCAAGTTGAACATCGTTTAGCACCCGTGGTTACTGGAAGAGAGGAGTGTCCTGAGAATGGTGTCTGTCAACATCTTGATGCTTCAAACACGTCCAAGGTTGATGATGACATTTCTGATTCAAAGATTGTTTCGAGCCAGGTTCAACATTATTTAGCTCCTTCGACTATTGCCAGAGATGAGTGTCCTCAGAATGGCGTCTGTCAAGGTCTCGAAACTACAAATACAACCAAGGTTAATGATGACACTTCTGATTCAAAGATTGTTTCAAGCCAGGTTCATCATTGGTTATCTCCTGAAACTTCATATATATCCATGGTTGAAGATGTGAATGCTGATGCACACAATGCTCCACTCCAATTTCAACGCAGTCTAGGAGAGTCAAGTTTCTCAGCAGCTGGTCACTTCTCGAGCCTCATAACCTCAGGTCCCTATTCCGGCAATGTCTCCCTCCGATCAGAAAGCAGCACCACCAGCACCCGCTCATTTGCCTTCCCTGT ATTACAGTCCGAGTGGAACAGCAGTCCAGTTAGAATGGCGAAAGCTGACCGGAGTCATTTGCGGAAACATAGGGGTTGGAGGGGTTGTTTTCTTTGCTGTAGCTTCTGA